A part of Amphiprion ocellaris isolate individual 3 ecotype Okinawa chromosome 16, ASM2253959v1, whole genome shotgun sequence genomic DNA contains:
- the mkks gene encoding McKusick-Kaufman/Bardet-Biedl syndromes putative chaperonin: protein MSRLVKKSPSLCTDRPLDNTDISNKLNLLRQLLKSCFGPTARLKQVHNNIGGHVVTTSSSSVLLPAISSSQPFINLIKTSILNHVSRFSDCGLFAAIFCLALIEQAKRSGLRENVSIRVNKHLLALCSSYLQQEDCGCKVKLDFCSSHNLITLARSIISSKPACVLTEPEALHISKLAVQAFLLTVPCNSPGTVSLGKTVTVCVEGYSVLTSAVFPGLLVDIPDGLCLNKFDHLSNPIQMVLFGASLAGDLSDLGDGMIEVHAGVDTESQILDQLLELGKQVVKDEVKLFVCQKVVHPVLQEYLRSHGIIVVERVGITIMEPLIQLTGAQPVATLHTKIPSKAYGKVRELSMKQFGSKTMLHLQPLGESVICTLILCHRNETMLSELKVVCQKTEHVLRLTLREPSALLGGGCTETHLAAYVRHKSKNEAPETASVLGCSQTEYLLGVEVFCQSLESVARALQHDGGNSLVDLTHAHHWTLPADVLEEHMEDSLGFCGCGLVESSPSRRWIFLDTKYTEFSPVALVGDSPVQPRVLDSFTATLSALQVATETANLALDVRYIIQDVN from the exons ATGTCTCGACTTGTCAAGAAATCTCCATCTCTTTGCACGGATCGACCACTGGACAACACAGACATTTCTAACAAGCTTAATTTGCTGAGACAGCTTCTGAAGTCTTGTTTTGGTCCCACAGCTAGACTGAAACAAGTTCATAACAACATTGGAGGACACGTTGTAACCACCTCATCCTCCTCGGTTCTCCTTCCAGCTATTTCATCCTCTCAGCCTTTCATCAATCTGATAAAAACCTCCATTCTCAACCACGTCTCCCGCTTCAGTGACTGTGGTTTGTTTGCTGCCATTTTTTGCTTGGCTCTTATTGAGCAAGCAAAGCGGTCTGGTCTCAGAGAGAATGTGTCTATCAGAGTGAACAAACACTTGCTGGCTCTGTGCTCCAGTTACCTTCAACAAGAAGACTGTGGATGTAAAGTGAAGCTCGACTTCTGCAGCAGCCACAACCTGATCACACTAGCTCGCAGTATTATCTCCAGCAAACCAGCATGTGTGCTGACAGAGCCAGAGGCACTTCACATCAGCAAGCTGGCTGTGCAAGCTTTTCTGCTGACTGTTCCCTGTAACAGCCCAGGCACAGTCAGCCTTGGCAAAACAGTGACTGTCTGTGTTGAGGGCTACTCTGTGCTGACCTCTGCAGTGTTTCCAGGTTTATTAGTGGACATTCCTGATGGATTATGCCTCAACAAGTTTGACCATCTGTCAAATCCAATCCAAATGGTGCTTTTTGGTGCATCTCTTGCCGGGGACCTTTCTGATCTGGGAGATGGGATGATAGAGGTGCATGCAGGTGTGGACACAGAGTCACAGATCCTGGATCAGCTTCTGGAGCTTGGCAAACAGGTGGTTAAAGATGAGGTGAAGCTCTTTGTATGCCAGAAGGTGGTGCATCCAGTCTTACAGGAATACCTGAGGAGCCATGGCATCATAGTGGTCGAGAGAGTGGGGATCACTATCATGGAGCCTCTTATTCAGCTGACAG GTGCTCAACCCGTGGCGACATTACACACCAAAATCCCATCCAAGGCGTACGGAAAGGTGAGGGAGCTCAGCATGAAGCAGTTTGGTTCCAAGACAATGCTGCATTTACAACCTCTTGGGGAGTCAGTGATCTGCACTTTGATCCTCTGCCACAGGAATGAGACGATGTTAAGTGAGCTGAAG GTGGTCTGCCAGAAGACAGAACATGTGTTGAGGCTCACCCTACGGGAACCATCTGCCTTACTTGGAGGTGGATGTACTGAGACCCACTTAGCTGCTTATGTTAGACACAAG AGCAAGAATGAAGCACCAGAGACAGCATCAGTATTGGGGTGCTCTCAGACAGAATACCTTCTTGGTGTCGAGGTATTTTGTCAGTCTCTGGAGTCCGTGGCCAGAGCGCTGCAGCACGACGGTGGGAACTCTTTAGTCGATCTGACTCATGCTCACCACTGGACTCTACCTGCAGATGTCCTGGAAGAACACATGGAGGACAGCTTGGGCTTCTGTGGCTGTGGACTGGTGGAAAGTAGCCCAAGTAGAAGGTGGATTTTTCTAGACACTAAATACACAGAGTTCTCTCCTGTCGCCCTGGTTGGAGACTCTCCTGTGCAGCCACGTGTGTTGGACTCCTTCACGGCTACACTTAGTGCATTACAAGTTGCTACAGAAACAGCAAATCTTGCACTAGATGTGAGATATATAATTCAAGATGTGAATTAG
- the srd5a2b gene encoding 3-oxo-5-alpha-steroid 4-dehydrogenase 2b, producing the protein MHCYENLINYLSCGMILTGLGHLVLHKTTQTSYGRHMGPSPPARTVPARLAWFLQEMPALLIPLFLIFTSQNSSSMGKYLLLGTFCLHYFQRTFVYSPRTRGRPFPLGVMVAGGLICSLNGFLQGCYLLHCAQFDHEWSADYRYKTGLLLFYTGMAINIHSDCILRNLRKPNEIVYKIPTGGLFEYVSGANYLGEIVEWFGYAVATWSLPTLSFAMFSLCFIGPRAYYHHRFYQEKFKDYPKFRKALIPFIF; encoded by the exons ATGCATTGCTACGAAAACTTGATCAACTATCTCAGCTGTGGGATGATCCTAACGGGACTGGGACACCTAGTGCTTCACAAGACGACACAGACCTCCTATGGACGCCATATGGGACCTTCTCCTCCTGCTAGGACAGTACCTGCTAGATTGGCCTGGTTCCTCCAGGAGATGCCAGCTCTTCTAATCCCCCTGTTTCTAATTTTCACCTCGCAAAATTCCTCCAGTATGGGGAAATACCTGCTGCTCGGAACCTTTTGCTTGCACTACTTTCAGAG GACATTTGTCTATTCACCCCGGACCAGAGGAAGGCCTTTCCCACTGGGTGTGATGGTGGCAGGAGGTTTGATCTGTTCTCTGAATGGTTTCCTGCAGGGATGCTACCTGCTGCATTGTGCCCAGTTTGACCATGAATGGTCAGCTGATTACCGCTACAAGACTG GTTTACTGCTGTTTTACACTGGAATGGCCATCAACATACACAGCGACTGTATTCTGCGCAACTTGAGGAAACCAAATGAAATAGTTTACAAGATTCCTACCG GAGGCTTGTTTGAATATGTGTCTGGTGCCAACTATTTAGGAGAGATAGTGGAATGGTTTGGATATGCTGTAGCCACCTGGTCCCTTCCAACACTCTCATTTGCTATGTTCAGCCTCTGTTTTATTGGACCAAGAGCCTACTACCATCACAG GTTTTATCAAGAGAAATTCAAAGACTACCCAAAGTTTCGAAAAGCTTTGATTCCATTCATCTTCTGA
- the memo1 gene encoding protein MEMO1: MSNRVVCREASHAGSWYSASGSQLNAQLEGWLSQAQSTIRPARAIIAPHAGYTYCGACAAHAYKQVDPSITRRVFILGPSHHVPLSRCALSPADVYRTPLYDLRIDQKVYADLWKTGLFERMSLQTDEDEHSIEMHLPYTAKAMESHKDEFSIVPVLVGALSESKEQEYGKLLSKYLADPSNLFIISSDFCHWGQRFRYTYYDESQGEIYRSIEHLDRMGMGIIEQLDPMSFTNYLKKYRNTICGRHPIGVLLNAVAELRKSGLEMNFSFLNYAQSSQCRNWQDSSVSYAAGALIVH; the protein is encoded by the exons ATGTCGAACCGAGTGGTGTGCAGAGAAGCCAGTCACGCCGGGAGCTGGTACTCCGCTTCGG GATCCCAGCTGAATGCACAACTAGAAGGCTGGCTGTCTCAAGCACAGTCCACGATCAGACCTGCTAGAGCCATCATTGCGCC CCATGCTGGATATACCTACTGTGGTGCTTGTGCAGCACATGCCTACAAGCAGGTTGATCCCTCTATTAC TCGTAGGGTGTTCATCCTGGGACCTTCACACCATGTGCCCCTCTCCCGCTGTGCCCTGTCGCCCGCAGACGTCTATAGAACACCCCTCTATGACCTGAGAATCGACCAGAAGG tttatgcTGACCTCTGGAAAACTGGGTTGTTTGAGAGGATGAGTCTGcagacagatgaagatgagcacAGTATTGAAATGCACTTGCCTTACACTGCTAAAGCCATGGAGAG CCACAAAGATGAGTTTAGCATCGTTCCTGTGCTCGTGGGCGCCCTGAGTGAGTCTAAGGAACAGGAATATGGGAAGCTGCTCAGCAAGTACCTGGCAGATCCATCCAACCTTTTCATCATCTCATCTGACTTCTGCCACTGGG GTCAACGGTTTCGCTACACATACTACGATGAATCTCAAGGGGAGATCTACAGGTCTATCGAACATCTTGATAGAATG GGGATGGGTATTATAGAGCAGCTGGATCCCATGTCTTTCACCAATTACTTGAAGAAGTACCGCAACACCATCTGTGGACGCCACCCGATTGGAGTGCTGCTAAAT GCTGTGGCTGAGCTGAGAAAGTCTGGTTTAGAAATGAACTTCTCTTTCCTGAACTACGCCCAATCAAGTCAGTGCAGGAACTGGCAGGACAGCTCCGTGAGTTATGCTGCTGGGGCGCTCATCGTCCATTGA